TATCTCATCTTTTCATTACCACAGTCCTGTGAAGTAAGAGTTATTATTCtacccgttttacagttgaggaaactgaggcgaacaggtaaagtgacttgcccagggtcacatagcttgtaaatgtctgaggaaagatttgaactcaagtcttcctgtctccaaaccCAGCACAGCACCATCTAATAAACTGTACGTACTACAATCCTACTTCATAGCCTtgtcatctctcacctggacttctACAGTAATTGCTtaaatggtctccctgcctcgtctcccctctccccctccaatctCTCTTCACTCACTCGGCTGCCCAGGTGATGTTCCTAAAACGCAAGTTTTATGCATCTTCCTGCTCAAAGTACTTAattggttccctattgcctccaggattaaataaataagtgaaataaATCCTTTCTGTGTCATTTagaactcttcataacctggtcccttccaacttttccAGACCTACTCCTGGCCCCCTACCATGAACTCCAGGATGCAGCTACCCTGACCTAATTGAAGTTCCTTGAACACAACTCTCCATCTCTCGCCTCGGCACTCactgtcccccacacctggaatgatCTGCCCCTTCACTTCCACCTTTTAGCTTCCTGGACTTCTTCAATGCTCAGCTCCAATACCACCTTCTGCAGGATCCCTTTCCAGGACCGCCAACCACTACTGCCTTCCCCATTCAGatttccttccatctactctggaTAGATCTTGCATGTACCTAATTATttgcaaattgtctcccctcccccattagaatgtattctccttgggggcaggggctgttttgtgcctttcttttatatcctcagctcttagcacggggtctggcacatagaagaagTTGGATTTGGAAGGATTTTTCACCTTGCAGATCAGGGTGtttgagaaggatgaggagtCCATAGAGAAGAGTCGAGCTCATGGTCTCTGTTCCCATGAAGAACAAATTCACTGCTGTCTTAGAAAGAGTTTGAGCATTGAAGTGACTCTGGGGGTTATTCTTTTCCTGAAGGAGGGAAATACGAATCAGACACAGGTTGAACTTGGAGAAAGAGGGCTTAGAATCAAGCGGTGGACTCTGTCATAAGGGGCAGAACTTTGTTTTTAGGGAGGAGTGATATGGGTTTGAGGGCAGCATGATCCATCTCCTGGGTGTGGACCTGTTCTCCAGTGGGTGAGCTCTCTAGTAGGGCAAACCCTGTTTCTCTAAGGACTCATCCCCGTGAACATGGGGAAAAAGGTCTCTCAGGGGGTTCTGACTGAACTATTTCTCATGCATTACTTGCTCCATTTTGATCAGGGAGCAGTCAGTGTAGTCCCGGGGATTGGCTGGGTCCAAGGACTTCCGATTTTGAGCCACACGGTTATTGACAAAGGCCTAGAGCTTCAGGTAGTTGCAGAAAATCTGCCGGTGTGGGCCTGGAAGTAGGCCCATGATCTTTTGGAATATGAAGAGGAGCTGTGGGGTGCAGAAAGAGGTAGAGAGAGGAAGGTCAGGGAGTAGGCAGAAGAGCAAGAGGGACCATAGTGATCtggcagggaagagggagggagttgTGAAGAAGGCTGTTAATCCCAAAGAGCTGGGCCCTGGAAAGACAGTCATGGGCTCCCTCAAGGCCATGTCCCTATTCCCTGTGATGGAGGTTTGGAGGACGCACTGGAGGCAAGAACTGATCAGACTTCCCCATTTGTTTTCCCTACTATTTAACAGAGCAGATGATTTCCAAGTAGGTGactttagtattattattttctttttgcaaggcaattgtctcatttgaaagatgataACTTATGTATCTAAATCTAAATTTATTGCAATGACATTTTGAGATGCAGTCAGGTTTTGTCAAGATACAAGCACAGCCTCTGAGATAGGCCCCCAGCACTTCCAACTGGGGCGGTTCTTGGCTTGTGAAGTATGTGGATTTGGGCTGGTTGTTCATCCACCTTGCATAAGTGCCAACTTACAAGCTGGGATACAAGTCAGGAAGAGAATCCTGAAGAGAGTAGCGCCTTTTATCTGGGGGAAGACATGGCCTACTGATGCCCTCATCAATTTTCCTTGATTCTAGCATCTCTCCCAAGATGGGGCAAGGAGGGGTTGGATTTCCATTTATAAAGTAATTCTGATTTCAGAAAACTGGACCCCCATGTCTTGAAGAAGACACTCTTATCTTCCCAATGGCCCAGGAAAGTGCAGAGGATTCTCCAAATGGCAATCTTAGCTAACTTTTGTGGAGATGCCCCAGGATACTTATTCTGTTGTACTTTAAAGGCGCTCCCCCCACAATATTCCAGACTGCCCCCAATCATTCAGCAAACATAGGATCAGGACCTAGTTTTCCCAGAAAGTAAAAGGAGAGGATTATCTACAGAGTAGGTGGCATGTTCTGTAGTCTGCCACAAAGGAGAGAAGGATCAGTAAAAGGCAAGGTCAGCAAAAGTGCAAAACTAAGAAAAAAGCAAAGtttgaacaatttttaaaacctttATCATTCTCTGGGACCTTTGAGTCCCATTCCCTCAGTCTTGTAGGCTTTATACTTTAAGCTCCATTGAAAACGATGGATAAACAGTCTACACAGGCCTTGTCCAATGCTGGAGTGctttaagaattttaaatatgAGGTCAGTCACATCTATGCAACAGGCATATATAGGGAGGCAAAGTAAGCTCTATTACATCAGGGGActaggagggagaagaaagggaggccaGTGAAGTggtagggatgagagagaaaacacAGGCACTTCAGAGAGAAGGCTCTCACTCCCAGTATACTGGGACCTAGCAGGCACAATCAAGCGACTTGCACTGGCAGTGTCTCTGCTCCCCAACTTACTTGTCCCCAGAAGGAGCTCATGATCCTCCAGTTACCACTGAGCAGAGTCATTAACTCCAGGAACTTAGGGTCACCATAAGTGAAGTGGTCCCCAAAGACCAATGAAAAGATGATGTTGGAGCCAGCACAGCTTAAGAAGAAGGTGGGTTCAAAGGGAGCACCTTTTTGGAAGAAGTTCCAGGGATCAGGGAAAGTCTTTTGGTAACTGGTGAACTCTAAGCACTTAAGTACCCTTTCCCTCTAGAGGATTTCTAATTACCCACTGATTTCTCCTTATGAGGACTCTAAGTACTTCATAGCCCTTCCTAGGGATAAAGATAAGCAGTAGAACATAGTCTTAGTGAGTTTCTTAGGGTCGTTGAAAATCCAGGGAACTTAACTACGGTTGCACAGCTGGTATAGCGTTGGAGGTCAGACTGGAAGCCAGGACTTCTGGACTCCAAAGCAGGCTTCTACCCTCCATACCAAGGGACTTTTGCCTTACTGTACAtagtatggcatagtagatagcaAGAGAACCTTGAAGCCAAGAAGCCTTGAGTTTGaggcctgcctctgatacatcaTTGCTAGATTGTAACCCTGGGCAACCCTCCAAGACTTTAATTTGCAGAGAGGGTGGCATCCTGCTTTGCccaagggaatttcctcatctgggagttccccatccctatttttttgtttgttcattcatttttcagtagtgtctgactctctgtgaccctgtttggggtcttcttggcagagatactggagtggtgtccttctccagctcactttacagatgaggaaactgaggcaaagagggttaagtgacttgccagtgtcatagagctaggaagtgtctgaggacagatttgaactcagaaaaatgagtcttcctgactttaggtccatcACTCCATCCACTTTATTGCCTGGCTGCTCCTATCCCTTAATTGACCTTAATTGAATGGAATTGCATGTGGTTTGATGGAAAGTGTGTTTGGTgtggtttggagtcagagtatCTGGGTGCAAATACTTCCTGGCTCAGCCACTTAGAGCCCAGAGGGCCttggagcaaatcacttcatctctcttctACCTGTAATACCTTATCTataggtttggactagatggcccctgagggccctttcagctctaaatctgtaatttgACAATTCTAATGGCATTTGCCTCTCCTGAGAGGGATTGTTGGGCACCCATGTGCCCCCTTTCTGCGGGTCTCTAGGCTGGGTCTCACCCCCTGTCTTCTGGAACTCCTCACACAGGTGTTGAGCTTCTCGGATTCGCTCCTTCAGGCTGTGCTTCCCCATGTCAAAATTCTTCAGGGTGGAGATGGCAAATCTCCAGAGCTGCCTCCACTGTTCTTTTCCATACACAATCCCTAAGGTGGAGAAGGGGATAGACAGAGAGGTCCAgctccatttctaccttcaagCCTCCCCTGCCTCTCCTAACCTGGAGACCTAGTACAGGGCCATGACTCGGAGGGGGAGAACGAGAGCTCTGGTCCAGGACAGCGGAATAGGGAAGGCGCTGCTAACAAAAGGACTGAACTGAGCACCTAGCTTGCCAGAATAATTTGAACCTCTTGTGAGGTTGCTGCTATCTTGGCCCCACCCTGTTTACTCCTCAGCAGGTGTCCGTCACCTCTATTTTCCCCACAACTGAGTTTGTGTCTGTGGTCTCTTTCTTCCCAGGGTATTCTGTTGCACAGTGGAAGAAGGACTCTCTTCCTTTCCAGATTTGCTGTGTTTTGTTGCCCTCTGAACACAAAATGCTAGTTAGACCTCTAAGTCATTCCCCTCACCCATTCCAGGAAACCTTTTTGCCTGAATAGCAGTGACCTTTCTTTGTCTCAAGCCCTCATTCCAGCAATGACATCTCTTCCAACCTGGAGGGTTCTCAGTCAGTTCACTTTATGGAAGGGAGGGCCTCATTTCTCCAGCCAGACAAGAAGCTTCCTTGCTGAGGGTCTGGCTTAGGGCTGCCCCTACTCTGACTATTGGAATCTTTCCCTGGCCAGGTTCAGAGCTGGGCATTGTGGAGGATGAGGCAGCATCCACTAATGGATTGATTATTTTTCCCTAATGGGGATCTCTAAGTATCTGAGTTTAAACCCTCTCACCGACTCAAACAACTGACTCACCATCCCCAAAGCTCCACATTTGCACAGCAGGGAACTCTCCATGGCCCCCAAACTCCTCAGCCCAGTCGATGAGTGTCTCCTTCAGGGTCTGGTACCCAGCAATCACCACACATGGGCGGGAGCCCAGATGAAAAGTGTAGATGGGGCCATATTTGACACTGAgctgattggggtggggggagaaagatcTGGTTCAGAGATACTTTCCTCTCATCCTTACCTTCTTTTAATCCTGGCTCAGACTTCCCCCAGCCCCTCAAAGTCTAGTCAGAGAAGAGAGGACTCTTACACTCTAGGTTGACAATtgttctgcaatttacagtcttagagagatgcctaGAGACCCTGAGAAGTTAAACTACTTACTCAGGGTAACAGAGCCATTATGTGTCtggggtgggacttgaacccagatcttcatgattccaaggtCTAAATCTCATCCTTCAAgtttcctaaatcatgaactcaggGTCATCCTTggttcttcccctttcctcaccATCTAcgcccaatcagttgccaagtattGCCCGTTCTACCTCTCCAACATCTCTGGCAtctgttcccttttctccattcacaaaCCACTAACCTATTTCAGTCCTTCCTCAGCCGGACCATTGCAACGGCCCTCTAATTGGCCACCTTGCTTCTAGTCCCTCCCCTCCCTAATTCACCTTTTATATAACTGCCAAAGTGGTTTCTGTTTTTGCTGGAGATCTGGCCATGATaacactctctccctcttctgattATCttgaattcatttatttctttttatgttatctttctccatagaatataagctacttaagGCAGTggatcaattttattttattttccccttgtgTCCTCCTCCccactagcacagtgcttggcacatagtaggtgcttgttgatgTGAAGCGAATGCCTCCCCCCCACAAACCCCTCAGAAAGTATAATGCCTCTCTGTTATTTCTGGGATAGATTTTTACATCCTTAGGCTGACCAACAAAATCTGCCACAAGTGCACTTCTGCCAGCATCTCCAGTCTAATTTCCTATTACCACACTTTCCACATTCTCCATTCTAGTCTATCAAGTTAGCTCCACGTTCAGCATTCCCCTTCTGACCTTTGAGTCTTTGACTAGACTGTCCTTCCTtcctgcaatgctctccctcttggaatccttagcttccttcagagcAAAGCTCAGGTGCCACTCACTGCCTTTACAAGCATTTCCCTGACTCCCTCCCTTAATTGTTAtcaatctctccctcttgaaattaattTGTGTATAGTCTGTTTGACTGACATTGTAATGAGTCCAACATTAGCTGCTGTTGGTGTTAAGCAAACTGAACTGTGCATTTTCTAGAACACCTAGGTTTGTGGTGACCTGTCTGGAAATCTGCCTGGGTTAGGGAGAATGAGTCAatgagtaagtgaatgaatgaagatgaGACCCTACAGGCTCGCAGTCATGGGGTAGATGGTTTAATATGCCTCATTTTATTCCCTTCATTAATTCCATGTCAACAGTCAATTGCCGTTATGTAGATAGTAACAAAGTATTCCTGTCTGTTCCTGTGGGGAGTTAGCTCCATTATGTCAAGGTCACATGACTTGTGCTTTGTAATATACTcataatagtcaataaatatttattaaatgcctgctttgtgctaggtgttgggcaTGTAATGACAAAAACTAAATAgcacttgccttcaaggaacttgcattctattggAAGCAAACAattgtgaaaaatattatactattttatatcatttttaatttcaagtagacccagagcctgatttaatgagtaactggatgaagatccaggacctgggcttctttgttttctctaaaagtttgctcaggtaataaatacccttacctctgtcaacaaggccagattagactgacctaaggacattaccctaaccccaagagagactaccttgcttaatattctacaagtatatactatgttatggaatgtaatgagacacagagatgctgggctgtagtttcaactgacttttgtcaacatcctttacaactctattccattaag
This Trichosurus vulpecula isolate mTriVul1 chromosome 2, mTriVul1.pri, whole genome shotgun sequence DNA region includes the following protein-coding sequences:
- the LOC118836336 gene encoding cytochrome P450 2G1-like, whose amino-acid sequence is MELGGGLGLVLSLVIAAYLLLSIWHHQFSGLPPGPAPWPFLGNILGLDVVDLLKSLKELSVKYGPIYTFHLGSRPCVVIAGYQTLKETLIDWAEEFGGHGEFPAVQMWSFGDGIVYGKEQWRQLWRFAISTLKNFDMGKHSLKERIREAQHLCEEFQKTGGAPFEPTFFLSCAGSNIIFSLVFGDHFTYGDPKFLELMTLLSGNWRIMSSFWGQAFVNNRVAQNRKSLDPANPRDYTDCSLIKMEQEKNNPQSHFNAQTLSKTAVNLFFMGTETMSSTLLYGLLILLKHPDLQAQLHKEIDEVIGSSWLPSMKDRVKMPYMDAIIHDSQCFTDIVPVSVPHTVTQPTRFHGYHLPKDLNIIPLLCTAHFDYTQFKDPEEFNPGHFLDKQGRFKKNEVFLAFSASCS